A single region of the Rhodococcus sp. W8901 genome encodes:
- a CDS encoding class I adenylate-forming enzyme family protein: protein MTYRDRPWLRLYPEGLGPEITPEFHNGLEMFGSAVRRASAMPAVRYFDGSATFGELDAASDALANHLQRGGFGRGDRLALFVQNNPAFVIGLLAAWKCGGAAVAVNPMNKQREVTYLLQDSGARALLVLDDLYESVAEPVLAQEETAVELVVTTSALDGQRRNDGRLFGGATRRSLATDDLYAIIGNHDGRKPDPVSIEGDELAILTYTSGTTGKPKGAVNTHANFAFNAQTYRDWAHLRDGDPVLGIAPLFHISGLVGHIMVAFLTASPLVLSHRFQPEVMLDSIREHRPAFTIGAITALIALAGADGACPDDFSSLRAIYSGGAPVAPAVADRLESMYGTYIHNIYGLTETSSPTHAVPAGMRAPVDHESGALSVGVPVFNTVVRVLDENGNEVPAGQIGEFAASGPQVAPGYWNNPEATAASMPGGELRTGDVGFMDADGWFYLVDRKKDMINASGYKVWPREVEDVLYGHPAVREAAVVGVPDEYRGETVKAFVSLASGASATEEELIQFCRERMAAYKYPRSIVVVSELPKTATGKILRRAFRDNGIPAAGAL from the coding sequence GTGACCTACCGGGACCGCCCCTGGCTGCGCCTCTACCCGGAGGGACTCGGCCCCGAGATCACCCCCGAGTTCCACAACGGTCTCGAGATGTTCGGATCGGCGGTGCGGCGCGCGTCGGCCATGCCCGCCGTCAGGTACTTCGACGGATCGGCGACGTTCGGCGAACTCGATGCCGCCTCCGATGCACTCGCGAACCACCTGCAGCGCGGGGGCTTCGGCCGTGGCGATCGCCTGGCGCTCTTCGTTCAGAACAACCCGGCGTTCGTCATCGGACTGCTGGCGGCGTGGAAGTGCGGCGGTGCCGCCGTCGCCGTCAATCCGATGAACAAGCAGCGCGAGGTCACGTACCTGCTGCAGGATTCGGGCGCGCGTGCATTGCTCGTCCTCGACGACCTGTACGAGTCGGTGGCGGAACCCGTACTCGCGCAGGAGGAAACGGCGGTAGAACTGGTCGTGACGACGTCGGCGCTCGACGGACAGCGCCGCAACGACGGTCGCCTGTTCGGTGGAGCGACCCGGAGAAGCCTCGCCACCGATGACCTGTACGCCATCATCGGCAACCACGACGGACGGAAGCCCGACCCGGTGAGCATCGAGGGCGACGAACTCGCGATCCTCACCTACACCTCGGGTACGACCGGCAAGCCGAAGGGCGCCGTCAACACTCACGCGAACTTTGCGTTCAACGCCCAGACATACCGCGACTGGGCCCATCTGCGTGACGGCGATCCCGTGCTCGGGATCGCCCCGCTCTTCCACATCTCCGGACTCGTCGGGCACATCATGGTGGCGTTCCTGACCGCGTCACCGCTCGTCCTCTCGCACCGCTTCCAGCCGGAGGTCATGCTCGATTCGATCCGAGAGCACCGTCCGGCGTTCACCATCGGAGCGATCACCGCCCTGATCGCACTCGCCGGCGCGGACGGCGCGTGTCCCGACGACTTCTCGTCGCTGCGGGCGATCTACTCGGGCGGTGCACCTGTAGCACCGGCGGTCGCAGACCGCCTGGAATCGATGTACGGGACCTACATCCACAACATCTACGGGCTGACCGAGACCAGTTCGCCCACGCACGCGGTGCCCGCGGGGATGCGTGCACCCGTCGATCACGAATCCGGCGCCCTCTCGGTCGGCGTGCCCGTGTTCAACACCGTCGTACGGGTTCTCGACGAGAACGGCAACGAGGTTCCCGCCGGACAGATCGGGGAGTTCGCCGCGAGCGGCCCCCAGGTGGCCCCCGGTTACTGGAACAATCCGGAGGCGACCGCCGCGTCGATGCCGGGCGGTGAGTTGCGTACCGGGGATGTCGGATTCATGGATGCGGACGGATGGTTCTATCTGGTCGACCGCAAGAAGGACATGATCAACGCCTCCGGCTACAAGGTGTGGCCGCGCGAGGTCGAGGACGTGTTGTACGGGCACCCCGCCGTGCGGGAGGCAGCGGTCGTGGGCGTTCCCGACGAGTACCGCGGCGAGACCGTCAAGGCATTCGTGTCGTTGGCCTCGGGCGCGTCGGCGACCGAGGAGGAGTTGATCCAGTTCTGTCGCGAGCGCATGGCCGCATACAAGTATCCGCGCTCGATCGTGGTGGTCTCCGAGCTACCGAAGACCGCTACCGGGAAGATCCTGCGGCGAGCTTTCCGCGACAACGGAATTCCCGCGGCGGGAGCGCTGTGA
- a CDS encoding class I adenylate-forming enzyme family protein, which produces MTSPNRPWLASFPAEHPDSITPDFDNALAMFDAAVQRAPADVAIHYFDGTLTYSELSAAADALACHLQERGFGRGDRLAVCTQNNPAFLIGVVAAWRAGGTSVSLSPMCKEREFAHFVNDCRPKAILILEDVFETVAQAALRECPIDNIVTVSALDGQSRNDARLFAASLRIATGATDLYELVAAHDRAHRPTITDSPAPGELAMIMYTSGTTGFPKGAMLSHRNLVFSAQVYRDWAQLGPGDRVLGLSPLFHVSGLVGHVMVGFLLGSPLVLTHRFHPEVMLDSVREHRPTFAMAAITAYIALADAGADATDLDSLSALYSGGAPVSPTVLSRLETVFGKYIHNMYGQTETSSPSHAVPFGRRAPVDAETGVLSVGIPVYNTDVRVVDDSGQDVPVGDVGELVTTGPQVAHGYWPNPDDGETVPGTTTFPTGDVGFMDRGGWFYVLDRKNDVINASGYKIWPREVEEVLLNHPDVKEAAVVGIPDDYRGESVKAFVVVRDGSELRELDLIEYGRRSMAAFKYPREVQFVAALPRTVTGKLIRSRL; this is translated from the coding sequence GTGACATCCCCGAACAGGCCGTGGCTCGCCAGTTTCCCCGCCGAGCATCCCGATTCGATCACTCCCGACTTCGACAACGCGTTGGCGATGTTCGACGCCGCGGTGCAACGGGCGCCGGCGGACGTCGCCATCCACTACTTCGACGGCACGCTCACCTACAGTGAACTGTCCGCGGCGGCGGATGCTCTGGCCTGTCACCTCCAAGAGCGGGGATTCGGCCGTGGAGACCGCCTGGCGGTGTGCACGCAGAACAACCCGGCGTTCCTGATCGGTGTCGTCGCGGCGTGGCGAGCGGGCGGCACATCCGTGTCGCTCAGCCCGATGTGCAAGGAACGGGAGTTCGCCCATTTCGTGAACGACTGCCGTCCCAAGGCAATTCTGATCCTCGAGGACGTGTTCGAGACCGTTGCTCAGGCAGCGCTTCGTGAATGCCCCATCGACAACATCGTCACCGTGTCGGCACTCGACGGCCAGAGTCGCAACGATGCCCGCCTGTTCGCCGCGAGCCTCCGGATCGCGACGGGCGCCACGGACCTGTACGAACTGGTTGCCGCCCACGACCGCGCGCACCGTCCGACGATCACCGACAGCCCGGCGCCGGGAGAGTTGGCGATGATCATGTACACCTCCGGAACCACCGGTTTTCCGAAGGGGGCCATGCTGTCGCATCGCAACCTCGTCTTCAGCGCGCAGGTGTACCGGGACTGGGCGCAACTGGGTCCGGGCGACCGTGTGCTCGGGCTCTCGCCGCTGTTCCACGTCTCGGGCTTGGTCGGACACGTGATGGTGGGATTTCTCCTGGGATCACCGCTCGTGCTGACTCACCGCTTCCACCCGGAGGTGATGCTCGATTCCGTTCGAGAGCATCGACCGACGTTCGCGATGGCGGCGATCACCGCCTACATCGCGCTGGCCGATGCCGGGGCGGACGCCACCGACCTCGACTCGTTGTCCGCGCTCTATTCGGGCGGTGCACCGGTCTCCCCCACCGTTCTGAGCCGACTCGAAACCGTATTCGGCAAGTACATCCACAACATGTACGGCCAGACCGAGACGAGTTCCCCATCGCACGCCGTACCGTTCGGCCGGCGAGCACCGGTGGACGCCGAGACCGGGGTGCTCTCGGTCGGAATTCCGGTGTACAACACGGATGTACGCGTGGTGGACGACTCCGGCCAGGACGTTCCGGTAGGCGACGTGGGCGAGCTGGTGACCACGGGGCCACAGGTGGCCCACGGATACTGGCCGAACCCCGACGACGGCGAAACTGTCCCCGGCACAACCACGTTTCCGACCGGCGATGTCGGGTTCATGGACCGGGGCGGATGGTTCTACGTCCTGGACCGCAAGAACGACGTCATCAACGCATCGGGCTACAAGATCTGGCCGCGCGAGGTCGAAGAGGTTCTGCTGAACCATCCCGACGTGAAAGAAGCTGCGGTGGTTGGCATTCCGGACGACTACCGAGGCGAGTCAGTGAAGGCTTTCGTCGTCGTCCGCGACGGCTCGGAACTCCGCGAGCTGGATCTCATCGAGTACGGCCGTCGTTCGATGGCCGCATTCAAGTATCCGCGTGAAGTCCAGTTCGTGGCCGCTCTGCCGAGAACCGTCACCGGAAAGCTGATTCGCAGTCGACTGTGA
- the purL gene encoding phosphoribosylformylglycinamidine synthase subunit PurL, which produces MSPQVDTVTHASATPDVAQPFKELGLKDDEYARIKEILGRRPTDAELAMYSVMWSEHCSYKSSKVHLKYFGETTTDEMRSSMLAGIGENAGVVDIGDGWAVTFKVESHNHPSYIEPYQGAATGVGGIVRDIMAMGARPIAVMDQLRFGAADAPDTRRVVDGVVRGVGGYGNSLGLPNVGGETVFDASYQGNPLVNALCAGAMRVEDLHLAFASGAGNKIILFGARTGLDGIGGVSVLASETFDESSGGRPKKLPAVQVGDPFTEKVLIECCLDLYKAKLVVGIQDLGGAGLSCATSELAAAGDGGMHIDLDLVPMRATGMTAAEVLSSESQERMCAVVTPENVDAFMEVCKKWDVLATVIGEVTDGEHLVIDWHGETVVDAPARTIAHEGPVYERPVARPDTQDALIANTTAGLKRPETADELKATLLKMIASPALCSRKWITEQYDRYVRGNTVLAENADGGVVRIDEETGRGIALATDASGRYTMLDPYAGAQLALAEAFRNVAVTGATPKAVSNCLNFGSPEDPGVMWQFQQAVRGLADGCAKLGIPVTGGNVSFYNQTGSTAILPTPVVAVLGVIDDVHRRIPTGLGLEPGETLILLGETRDEFDGSIWAQVEHDHLGGVPPKVDLEREQLLADILLAGSRDGLISAAHDLSEGGLAQAVVEAALAGETGCRILLPEDADPFVTLFSESAGRVLVAVPRTEETRFTGMCSARGLPWVRIGVVDEGSDSVEVQGQFSVSMAELRETSESTLPALFG; this is translated from the coding sequence GTGTCTCCGCAGGTAGATACCGTCACGCACGCTTCCGCGACTCCCGACGTCGCCCAGCCGTTCAAGGAGCTGGGCCTCAAGGACGACGAGTACGCCCGCATCAAGGAGATTCTCGGCCGCCGTCCCACCGACGCCGAGCTCGCGATGTACTCGGTGATGTGGAGCGAGCACTGCTCCTACAAGTCCTCCAAGGTGCACCTCAAGTACTTCGGTGAGACCACCACCGACGAGATGCGCTCGTCCATGCTCGCCGGCATCGGCGAGAACGCCGGTGTCGTCGACATCGGTGACGGCTGGGCGGTCACCTTCAAGGTCGAGTCGCACAACCACCCGTCGTACATCGAGCCCTACCAGGGCGCGGCCACCGGCGTCGGCGGCATCGTCCGCGACATCATGGCGATGGGCGCGCGTCCGATCGCGGTCATGGACCAGCTGCGTTTCGGTGCGGCTGATGCCCCCGACACCCGTCGCGTCGTCGACGGTGTCGTGCGCGGCGTCGGCGGCTACGGTAACTCCCTCGGCCTGCCCAACGTCGGCGGCGAGACCGTCTTCGACGCCTCCTACCAGGGCAACCCGCTCGTCAACGCGCTGTGTGCCGGCGCGATGCGCGTCGAGGACCTGCACCTGGCGTTCGCGTCCGGCGCCGGAAACAAGATCATCCTGTTCGGTGCGCGCACCGGCCTCGACGGCATCGGCGGCGTGTCCGTCCTCGCCTCGGAGACCTTCGACGAGAGCTCGGGCGGACGCCCGAAGAAGCTCCCCGCCGTGCAGGTCGGCGACCCGTTCACCGAGAAGGTACTCATCGAGTGCTGCCTCGACCTGTACAAGGCCAAGCTGGTCGTCGGTATCCAGGACCTCGGCGGCGCCGGGCTGTCCTGCGCCACATCGGAGCTGGCCGCGGCCGGTGACGGCGGCATGCACATCGACCTCGACCTGGTCCCGATGCGTGCCACCGGCATGACCGCCGCCGAGGTGCTCTCCAGCGAGTCGCAGGAGCGCATGTGTGCGGTCGTCACCCCCGAGAACGTCGACGCGTTCATGGAGGTCTGTAAGAAGTGGGACGTCCTGGCCACCGTCATCGGCGAGGTCACCGACGGTGAGCACCTCGTCATCGACTGGCACGGCGAGACCGTCGTCGACGCGCCGGCGCGCACCATCGCCCACGAGGGCCCGGTCTACGAGCGCCCCGTTGCCCGTCCCGACACACAGGACGCGCTGATCGCGAACACCACCGCGGGTCTGAAGCGTCCCGAGACGGCGGACGAGCTCAAGGCCACGCTGCTGAAGATGATCGCCTCGCCTGCGCTGTGCAGCCGCAAGTGGATCACCGAGCAGTACGACCGCTACGTGCGCGGCAACACCGTGCTCGCCGAGAACGCCGACGGCGGCGTGGTCCGTATCGACGAGGAGACCGGACGCGGCATCGCGCTGGCCACCGACGCGTCGGGCCGCTACACCATGCTCGACCCGTACGCCGGTGCTCAGCTGGCGCTGGCCGAGGCGTTCCGCAACGTCGCCGTCACCGGTGCCACCCCGAAGGCCGTCTCCAACTGCCTCAACTTCGGTTCCCCCGAGGATCCGGGCGTCATGTGGCAGTTCCAGCAGGCCGTGCGTGGCCTCGCGGACGGCTGCGCCAAGCTCGGCATCCCGGTCACCGGCGGCAACGTCAGCTTCTACAACCAGACCGGATCCACTGCGATCCTGCCGACCCCGGTCGTCGCGGTCCTCGGTGTGATCGACGACGTGCACCGTCGCATCCCCACCGGCCTGGGCCTCGAGCCGGGCGAGACGCTGATCCTGCTGGGCGAGACCCGGGACGAGTTCGACGGGTCCATCTGGGCCCAGGTCGAGCACGATCACCTCGGTGGCGTGCCGCCGAAGGTCGACCTCGAGCGTGAGCAGCTGCTGGCCGACATCCTGCTGGCCGGCTCGCGTGACGGCCTCATCTCCGCCGCCCACGACCTGTCCGAGGGTGGCCTTGCGCAGGCCGTCGTCGAGGCAGCGCTGGCCGGCGAGACCGGCTGCCGGATCCTGCTCCCGGAGGACGCGGATCCGTTCGTGACGCTGTTCTCGGAGTCGGCCGGCCGCGTGCTGGTCGCAGTACCCCGCACCGAGGAGACCCGCTTCACCGGAATGTGCTCCGCACGGGGTCTACCGTGGGTCCGTATCGGCGTCGTCGACGAGGGTTCCGACTCCGTCGAGGTCCAGGGTCAGTTCTCGGTCTCCATGGCCGAGCTGCGTGAGACGTCCGAATCGACCCTCCCGGCACTGTTTGGGTGA
- a CDS encoding VOC family protein, with product MTLTLGMITFDSTDPGPLARWWADLTGGTIEAENDGWFYMVGVPGWGQKLGFQKVDDPTPGKNRLHMDMTSPDLDAEVERVVAAGATEVHRENMDGFRWVVFADPQGNQFCVSGAH from the coding sequence ATGACGCTGACACTGGGCATGATCACGTTCGATTCGACGGATCCCGGGCCGCTCGCGCGCTGGTGGGCGGACCTGACGGGCGGCACGATCGAGGCGGAGAACGACGGCTGGTTCTACATGGTCGGGGTTCCCGGCTGGGGACAGAAGCTGGGATTCCAGAAGGTCGACGACCCGACCCCGGGCAAGAACCGGCTCCACATGGACATGACCTCTCCCGATCTGGACGCGGAGGTCGAGCGGGTAGTCGCGGCGGGCGCCACCGAGGTGCACCGGGAGAACATGGACGGCTTCCGGTGGGTGGTGTTCGCGGACCCGCAGGGCAACCAGTTCTGTGTCTCGGGAGCACACTGA
- a CDS encoding cyclase family protein: MSTDIELSDLTDLLAASPSNWGKWGADDEVGSLNYLTAQQVLAGAALIRRGSVFTLQRLIGDPKGDPVWPGREPAEREMIYDESDWDEGGSGPCFPGGLHYADDKIEAFLQGSTQYDALGHVWYDGKIWNGYDARSTVGGMSKASVEPIAQRGIVGRAILLDMARHFDKEYLGQRETFDHKDLEACAERQGIEIRNRDIIIIRTNHLEMFFRDREAFYADFCEPGLVYSPELVEWFRDKEIPNLVTDTIANEVTTDPHNGMALVLHNALMRNLGVAFTEICDLESLAADCAADGTYEFFYVAAPLKIHQATGAPVNPVVIK, from the coding sequence ATGTCGACCGACATCGAACTGTCAGATCTCACGGATCTGCTGGCAGCATCGCCCAGCAACTGGGGCAAGTGGGGGGCCGACGACGAAGTCGGAAGCCTCAACTACCTGACCGCGCAGCAGGTCCTCGCCGGTGCGGCGTTGATCCGACGGGGGTCGGTCTTCACCCTCCAGCGGCTGATCGGCGACCCGAAGGGCGATCCGGTGTGGCCCGGCCGCGAGCCGGCCGAGCGCGAGATGATCTACGACGAATCGGATTGGGACGAAGGCGGTTCGGGCCCATGCTTCCCGGGCGGACTCCACTACGCCGACGACAAGATCGAGGCCTTCCTGCAGGGCTCGACGCAGTACGACGCCCTCGGCCACGTCTGGTACGACGGCAAGATCTGGAACGGCTACGACGCCCGCAGCACGGTCGGCGGCATGTCCAAGGCCAGCGTGGAACCGATCGCCCAGCGCGGAATCGTCGGCCGAGCGATCCTGCTCGACATGGCGCGACACTTCGACAAGGAGTACCTCGGGCAACGCGAGACGTTCGACCACAAGGACCTCGAGGCCTGCGCGGAACGACAGGGCATCGAGATCCGCAACCGCGACATCATCATCATCCGCACCAACCATCTCGAGATGTTCTTCCGCGACCGGGAGGCGTTCTACGCGGACTTCTGCGAGCCGGGCCTGGTCTACTCCCCCGAACTCGTCGAATGGTTCCGGGACAAGGAGATTCCCAACCTGGTCACCGACACCATCGCGAACGAGGTGACCACCGATCCCCACAACGGGATGGCGCTGGTCCTGCACAACGCCCTGATGCGCAACCTCGGCGTGGCCTTCACCGAGATCTGCGATCTCGAGAGTCTCGCCGCCGACTGCGCCGCGGACGGAACCTACGAGTTCTTCTATGTCGCGGCCCCGCTCAAGATTCATCAGGCCACCGGCGCCCCGGTCAACCCGGTGGTGATCAAGTGA
- a CDS encoding TetR family transcriptional regulator — protein MAERAAVAVGPNVRRERNLVGVTLRELAARIGVSVGTMSAIENDKVSPTLMRLQEIADELQIPIKRLLSGPVADPSPSVPDPAATDASAWREFAPLSVDPVLRSAIDVFTETGYHAATMRIIADGAGISVAGVYHHYRSKQSLLVAIFELIIEEVRVRLIRARDEGGADPVERYSNMVEALALYYVVRSDIAVVGTNETRSLEEPAAGRIAAERRGMQDLMDAELDRAAAAGAVIRPRPHTTARAVTTMCAALPQWFDPTGPLSPEQIAQEYAGHARAMLGMRPAYS, from the coding sequence ATGGCTGAACGAGCTGCTGTCGCTGTGGGCCCGAATGTGCGCCGCGAGCGAAACCTCGTGGGCGTGACCCTTCGCGAGTTGGCGGCACGGATCGGCGTCAGCGTCGGAACGATGAGCGCGATCGAGAACGACAAGGTCTCGCCCACGCTGATGCGCCTTCAGGAGATCGCCGACGAACTCCAGATTCCGATCAAACGGTTGCTCAGCGGGCCGGTCGCTGATCCGTCGCCGTCGGTCCCGGATCCGGCCGCAACCGACGCGAGCGCGTGGCGTGAGTTCGCGCCGTTGTCGGTTGATCCGGTGTTGCGTTCGGCAATAGATGTCTTCACGGAGACCGGCTACCACGCCGCGACCATGCGGATAATCGCCGACGGCGCCGGCATCAGTGTGGCCGGCGTCTATCACCACTACCGCAGTAAGCAGAGCCTGTTGGTCGCCATCTTCGAGCTGATCATCGAGGAGGTGCGGGTCCGCTTGATCCGAGCCAGGGACGAGGGCGGAGCGGATCCGGTCGAGCGCTACTCGAACATGGTGGAGGCACTCGCGCTCTATTACGTGGTGCGCAGCGACATTGCGGTGGTGGGCACCAACGAGACACGAAGCTTGGAAGAACCGGCAGCTGGCCGCATCGCTGCGGAGCGCCGCGGGATGCAGGACCTGATGGACGCCGAACTCGATCGGGCGGCCGCAGCGGGTGCGGTCATACGTCCCCGGCCGCACACGACCGCGCGGGCCGTCACGACGATGTGTGCTGCGCTGCCCCAGTGGTTCGACCCGACCGGGCCCCTCTCCCCGGAGCAGATCGCGCAGGAGTACGCCGGTCATGCGCGCGCGATGCTCGGCATGCGACCGGCGTACTCCTAG
- a CDS encoding SDR family NAD(P)-dependent oxidoreductase — protein MGPELNGSVAVVTGAAHGLGFALGRELLGRGCRVVLADRDEDGLQVAGETLRRVHGDRVEWIAGDAADSHDIERTLALADSTFGPVDLYVANAGVFQGFGLDATEQEWSTSWEVNVQAHVRAARLLVPSWLQRGGGRFVSIASAAGLLTQLGSPTYSVTKHAVVGFAEWLAVTYGDLGVSVTCVCPMGIATAMIGDASESSDRQMRSAAATITRAGEVMTPEEVARQAVDGVAHNQFLVLPHAEVADFRARKAADIERWISGMQRHRRVTDSEVD, from the coding sequence ATGGGGCCCGAACTGAATGGGTCGGTCGCCGTTGTCACCGGCGCTGCCCACGGCCTCGGGTTCGCACTGGGGCGCGAGTTGCTGGGTCGCGGATGTCGCGTGGTCCTGGCCGACAGGGACGAAGACGGCCTGCAGGTGGCGGGCGAAACGCTGCGTCGGGTACACGGCGATCGGGTCGAGTGGATCGCCGGCGACGCCGCCGACTCGCACGACATCGAACGAACCCTGGCGCTCGCGGACTCGACATTCGGCCCGGTGGACCTGTACGTCGCGAATGCCGGTGTCTTCCAAGGCTTCGGCCTGGATGCCACGGAGCAGGAGTGGAGTACCTCGTGGGAGGTCAACGTACAGGCACACGTACGTGCCGCCCGCCTTCTCGTCCCGTCGTGGCTGCAGCGAGGCGGCGGTCGGTTCGTGTCCATCGCCTCGGCGGCGGGCCTGCTGACGCAGTTGGGTTCGCCGACGTACTCGGTGACCAAGCACGCCGTCGTGGGTTTCGCCGAGTGGCTCGCCGTGACGTACGGCGACCTGGGCGTATCGGTGACCTGCGTGTGCCCGATGGGCATCGCGACCGCGATGATCGGTGACGCCTCCGAATCATCGGACCGGCAGATGCGATCGGCCGCCGCCACGATCACCCGTGCGGGGGAAGTGATGACACCGGAAGAGGTTGCCCGCCAAGCGGTCGACGGTGTCGCTCACAACCAGTTCCTCGTTCTTCCCCACGCCGAGGTGGCCGACTTCCGAGCCCGGAAAGCCGCCGACATCGAGCGCTGGATCTCCGGCATGCAGCGACATCGGCGCGTCACCGACTCCGAAGTCGACTGA
- a CDS encoding M18 family aminopeptidase yields MPSITQADAQGLCAFVDASPSPFHVCATVAAELTDNGFTELRETEAWPSAPGRYYLIRGGSLIAWSTEDGTAGGASVPSWPFRIVGGHTDSPNLRVKQHPDLVSAGWQMVGLEPYGGAWLNSWLDRDLGISGRLSVRSGDAVEEMLVRVDRPILRVPQLAIHLSEERKGVQLDPQRHVNAVWGTGTELRSFVGFLAGEAGVAAESVLGWELMTHDLAPSTVVGEDESLISAPRLDNQGTCYAGTQALLAAVAEPGESTPVLALFDHEEVGSMSDRGAFSDLLNSVLERIVLLRGGGREDFLRAMSGSVCASGDMAHATHPNYPDRHEPAHRIEINGGPVLKVNQNLRYATDASGSAEFALACDRAGVPLQRYVHRADLPCGSTIGPITASRTGLSTVDVGAPQLAMHSARELMGARDVGMYADALAAFLTPVQ; encoded by the coding sequence ATGCCATCGATTACGCAGGCTGACGCCCAGGGATTGTGTGCCTTCGTCGACGCGTCGCCGTCCCCGTTCCACGTGTGCGCGACGGTCGCGGCCGAGCTGACCGACAACGGTTTCACCGAGCTGCGGGAAACCGAGGCGTGGCCGTCCGCGCCCGGGCGCTACTACCTGATCCGCGGCGGGTCGTTGATCGCATGGAGCACCGAGGACGGGACAGCCGGCGGCGCGTCAGTTCCCTCGTGGCCGTTCCGGATCGTCGGCGGGCACACCGACAGCCCGAACCTACGGGTGAAGCAGCACCCGGACCTGGTGTCGGCCGGCTGGCAGATGGTGGGCCTCGAGCCGTACGGCGGCGCGTGGCTCAACTCGTGGCTCGACCGCGATCTCGGCATCTCCGGCCGGCTCAGCGTCCGCTCCGGGGACGCGGTCGAGGAGATGCTGGTCCGTGTCGATCGACCGATCCTTCGGGTGCCGCAGCTGGCGATCCACCTGTCCGAGGAGCGCAAGGGCGTGCAGCTGGACCCGCAGCGGCACGTCAACGCGGTGTGGGGGACCGGGACCGAACTACGATCGTTCGTCGGTTTCCTCGCCGGTGAGGCGGGAGTGGCGGCCGAGTCGGTGCTCGGTTGGGAGCTGATGACCCACGACCTGGCGCCCAGCACGGTGGTCGGCGAGGACGAGTCCCTGATCAGCGCGCCGCGCCTCGACAACCAGGGCACCTGCTACGCCGGAACGCAGGCGCTGCTCGCCGCGGTCGCCGAGCCGGGCGAGAGCACCCCGGTGCTCGCGCTGTTCGACCACGAGGAGGTCGGCAGCATGTCCGACCGCGGCGCCTTCTCCGATCTGCTCAACTCGGTCCTCGAGCGGATCGTCCTGCTCCGGGGTGGTGGTCGGGAGGACTTCCTGCGGGCGATGTCCGGCTCGGTGTGCGCGTCGGGCGACATGGCCCACGCGACGCACCCGAACTACCCGGACCGGCACGAGCCCGCGCACCGCATCGAGATCAACGGCGGCCCGGTCCTCAAGGTCAACCAGAATCTGCGCTACGCCACCGACGCGAGCGGGTCCGCGGAGTTCGCGCTCGCGTGCGACCGCGCGGGAGTCCCGTTGCAGCGGTACGTGCATCGCGCCGACCTGCCCTGCGGCTCGACGATCGGACCGATCACCGCGTCCCGGACCGGGCTGTCCACGGTCGACGTCGGCGCCCCGCAGTTGGCGATGCACTCGGCGCGAGAACTGATGGGTGCCCGCGACGTCGGCATGTACGCGGACGCACTCGCGGCGTTCCTCACGCCTGTGCAGTAA